attcatttaaatcagagaataatggttgttctatttatatgaataatatcttttatggtcatgcacccttgaagagtggtctatttttaatgaatctcgatagtagtgacacacatattcataatgttgaagccaaaagatgcagagttgataatgacagtgcaacttatttgtggcactgccgtttaggtcatatcggtgtaaagcgcatgaagaaactccatactgatggacttttggaatcacttgattatgaatcacttggtacttgcgaaccgtgcctcatgggcaagatgactaaaacaccgttctccggaactatggagagagcaacagatttattggaaatcatacatacagatgtatgtggtccgatgaatattgaggctcgtggcggatatcgttattttctcaccttcacagatgatttgagcagatatgggtatatctacttaatgaaacataagtctgaaacatttgaaaagttcaaagaatttcagagtgaagttgaaaatcatcgtaacaagaaaataaagtttctacgatcagatcgtggaggagaatatttgagttacgagtttggcctacatttgaaacaatgcggaatagtttcgcaactcacgccacccggaacaccacagcgtaatggtgtgtccgaacgtcgtaatcgtactttattagatatggtgcgatctatgatgtctcttactgatttaccgctatcgttttggggttatgctttagagacggctgcattcactctaaataggacaccatcgaaatccgttgagacgacgccttatgaactatggtttggcaagaaaccaaagttgtcgtatcttaaagtttggggttgcgatgcttatgtgaagaaacttcaacctgataagctcgaacctaaatcggagaaatgtgtcttcataggatacccaaaggagactgttgggtacaccttctatcacagatccgaaggcaagatattcgttgctaagaatggatcctttctagagaaggagtttctctcgaaagaagtgagtgggaggaaagtagaacttgatgaggtaactgtacctgctcccttattggaaagtagatcatcacagaaatcagtttctgcgacacctacaccaattagtgaggaagttaatgataatgatcatgaaacttcagatcaagttattactgaacctcgtaggtcaactagatcaagatccgcaccagagtggtacggtaatcctgttctggaggttatgttactagaccatgacgaacctacgaactatgaagaagcgatggtgagcccagattccgcaaaatggcttgaagccatgaaatccgagatgggatccatgtatgagaacaaagtatggactttggttgacttgcccgatggtcggcaagccattgaaaataaatggatcttcaagaagaagactgacgctgatggtaatgttactgtctataaagctcgacttgttgcgaaaggttttcgacaagttcaagggattgactacgatgagaccttctcacccgtagcgatgcttaagtctgtccgaatcatgttagcaattgccgcattttatgattatgaaatttggcaaatggatgtcaaaactgcattcctgaatggatttctggaagaagagttgtatatgatgcaaccggaaggttttgtcgatccaaagggagctaacaaagtgtgcaagctccagcgatccatttatggactggtgcaagcctctcggagttggaataaacgctttgatagtgtgatcaaagcatttggttttatacagacttttggagaagcctgtatttacaagaaagtgagtgggagctcagtagcatttctgatattatatgtggatgacatattgctgattggaaatgatatagaatttctggatagcataaagggatacttgaataagagtttttcaatgaaagacctcggtgaagctgcatatatattaggcattaagatctatagagatagatcaagacgcttaattggactttcacaaagcacataccttgacaaagttttgaagaagttcaaaatggatcaagcaaagaaagggttcttgcctgtactacaaggtgtgagattgagtaagactcaatgcccgaccactgcagaagatagagagaagatgaaagatgttccctatgcttcagccataggctctatcatgtatgcaatgctgtgtaccagacctgatgtgtgccttgctataagtttagcagggaggtaccaaagtaatccaggagtggatcactggacagcggtcaagaacatcctgaaatacctgaaaaggactaaggatatgtttctcgtttatggaggtgacaaagagctcatcgtaagtggttacgttgatgcaagctttgacactgatccggacgattctaaatcgcaaaccggatacgtatttacattgaacggtggagctgtcagttggtgcagttctaagcaaagtgtcgtggcgggatctacgtgtgaagcggagtacatagctgcttcggaagcagcaaatgaaggagtctggatgaaggagttcatatccgatctaggtgtcatacctagtgcatcgggaccaatgaaaatcttttgtgacaatactggtgcaattgccttagcaaaggaatccagatttcacaagagaaccaagcacatcaaaagacgcttcaattccatccgggatttagtccaggtgggagacatagaaatttgcaagatacatacggatctgaatgttgcagacccgttgactaagcctcttccacgagcaaaacatgatcagcaccaagactccatgggtgtaagaatcattactgtgtaatctagattattgactctagtgcaagtgggagactgaaggaaatatgccctagaggcaataataaagtattatttatttccttatatcatgataaatgtttattattcatgctagaattgtattaaccggaaacataatacatgtgtgaatacatagacaaacagtgtgtcactagtatgcctctacttgactagctcgttaatcaaagatggttatgtttcctagccatagacatgagttgtcatttgattaacgggatcacctcattaggagaatgacgtgattgacttgacccattccgttagcttagcacccgatcgtttagtatgttgctattgctttcttcatgacttatacatgttcctatgactatgagattatgcaactcccgtttaccggaggaacactttgtgtgctaccaaacgtcacaacgtaaatgggtgattataaaggtgctctacaggtgtctccaaaggtacttgttgggttggcgtatttcgagattaggatttgtcactctgattgtcggagaggtatctctgggcccactcagtaatgcacatcactataagccttgcaagcattctgactaatgagttagttgcgggatgatgtaaaacagaacgagtaaagagacttgccggtaacgagattgaactaggtatcgagataccgacgatcgaatctcgggcaagtaacataccgatgacaaagggaacaacgtatgttgttatgcggtgtgaccaataaagatcttcgtagaatatgtgggaaccaatatgagcatctaggttccgctattggttattgaccggagaggtgtctcggtcatgtctacatagttctcgaacccgtagggtccgcacgcttaaagttacgatgacagttatattatgagtttacatgttttgatgtaccgaaggttgttcggagtcccggatgtgatcacggacatgacgaggagtctcgaaatggtcaagacataaagattgatatattggacgactatattcagacaccggaagtgttccggagaagtttcggataaaaccggagtgccggaggggttaccggaacccccccggggaagtattgggccttagtgggccttgaggggagagagagggcagcagcagccagaaggtggcgcgccccctcccatgaggagtccgaattggactaggggagggggcgcagcccctctttccctctccctctccctctctttccttcccccccctctcttcctagttggactaggaaaggggagtcctactcctactaggaggaggactccccccctctccttggcgcgcccaaaggcagccggcctcccccttgctcctttatatacgggggcagggggcacctgttcacacaattgatatacggtattttagccgtgtgcggtgccccctccaccatattacacctcgataatatcattgcggagcttaggcgaagccctgcgtcggtagaacatcatcatcgtcaccaccccgccgtgctgacgaaactctccctcaacactcggctggatcggagttcgagggacgtcatcgagctgaacgtgtgctgaactcggaggtgccgtgcgttcggtacttgatcggtcggatcgtgaagacgtacgactacatcaacttcgttgtgataatgcttccgctttcggtctacgagggtacgtggacaacactctcccctctcgttgctatgcgtcaccatgatcttgcgtgtgcgtaggaaattttttgaaattactacgttcccaacagtaggtcgaccccccccccccttgtgttgaagttatcgggacacggggtatatcgacaacgacatatccgataaaaaataagaagacaaataacaaataaaaagaggagaagaagatattaatagaggagaagattgaagaaaaaaagaagaagaaaaagaggagaagaagaaaggaatagaggagaagaagagaaaatagaatattctattttctcttcttctcctcttctttttcttcttttttcttcttcttattttcctttttactctccttctttttcttcttcttcattatcttcctagctagatatataatacttttctaaaaatgtaacttttgcatatataaaactttttcttcttcttccttcttccttctcttccttcttttcctaaatatatataacttttctaaaaatgaaactaacctaaaatgtactaaatcagagatcatatatagataaaactaacctaaaatgtacccaAATGCACTAAAAATCGAACTTTTATatgcacagagaacatacatacatatatacatttttataaaaatgcaaaaaacaaatcatcatatatatgaacaaaaaatctaaaaaaagacacataatcagatatacacacatacattactcacacatatacatataatctggaaAAAAAAACATCATAAATATGTGAAAAAACAGAGGAGAGGACAGGGGGGCGGCGCCGGTCTGACCAAGGAGaggtgcggcgtggtcggggcaggggcagaggcacgGTGCCGATGTCGGtgtagagggcggcgacggcggcgtggtcggggcaggggcgacggcggcgtggtcggggcaggggcgatggCGTCGATGGGGCAGAGGGCGGTGACGGCATCGATGGGGCGGGTCGGGGGCGCGGCAGAGGCACGGCGAgggcgcgcggcgtggtcggggggcaggggcgacggcggcgtggtcggggcaggggcgatggCGTCGACGGGGCAAaggacggcgacggcgtcgacggggCGGGTCGGGAGCGCGGCAGAGGCACGGCGAGGGCGCGTGGCATGGTCGGGGgacaggggcgacggcggcgtggtcggggcggggCAACGGCGGCGTGGTTGGGGGCGCGGCAGAGGcacggcgagctcgggcagcctggtggcgtcgtcggagggatcgaagaactgacgaaattttcacaagtgctggcttatatagcaaacccattggtaccagttggtggcacaaaccggtaccaatgccaccctttagtcctggttggtgtcaccaaccgggaccaaatgcctcttttcagcagcccaaggggcgggaagcggcggcctttggtcccggttgttggcaccaaccgggactaaagggggggcattggtcccggttgctgccacaaaccgggaccaaagggtggcattggtcccggttcatgccaccaaccaggaccaatggccttgcacagcggcgtggtggtgggagtttagtcccacctcgctagttgagagcgtcGACTACCTGTTTATAAGCACTGCTGCCTCctctctctcgaactcctctgaactgcaggcctatgggcctaatttgacactgctttgcctgtgggcctgctgggccttctgcgggcctaaaTCCTAGCCCAACTAGctcggtttctagtcgtattcaggccgtggtggcccaggaggtggcttttttatttttttttctagtttttttgttttctttgttgctttatttctctattttgtttctagttacaacaaaatacttactgttgctattttatttattttattaaggtttatttattttgttttattatagtttattttattttgtttctacttatttattttataaaagtttattttatttattttattttgtttgtacttatttattttattttgtttctacttatttataaaagtttattttgtttatacttatttattttcttttcttttttgctttttgtatttattttatgaaaattctttttgcttttaatgttttgaacagaaaatactttgataattttagttgcataaattctatataattttagtttcaataatactagaggtttataaaagctttttagttgattcctctagtaccggttctttctgccctttctgacttcatttgttatttttcatgcatttattgattattttgagctataagaccctgaaattgaaaagcatttcaaatgaactctgaaaaggttgaaagttggcatggtatcatcatttcatccacatagcatgtgcaagaaagttgagagggttacggcaaaaactggatgcacttcgggtacaaaacggacaatggtatcatactcgtctgttacaaagttggcatggtatcatcataatagttgcgggagaaagtcttcactttttcttcgcttgtgtcatttgcttattgcgtcgtaaccatggataatcttcatcgtttatcaggatgcttgggtcagccttgactttgaagggaggaatttcatgaaacttttcataatctttacacatgtctgtcttgccctccactcccacgatgtcctttttttcctgaaagaactatgtggcgctttggctcatcatatgatgtattcgcttccttatcttttctttttctcggtttggtagacatatccttcacatagataacctgtgccacatcattggctaggacgaacggatCGTCAGTGtaccaagatttttcagatccactgttgtcattccgtactgtgggtctacctgtaccccgcctccggacagattgacccatttgcacttaaacaaaaggaccttaaaatcatgtccgtagtcaagttcccatatgtccactatgtaaccataatatgtgtccttttccctttcggttgctgcatcaaagcggacaccgctgtttttgttggtgctcttttgattttgggcgatcatgtaaaatgtattcccatttatctcgtatcctttgtaagtcaatacagtcgaagatggtcccctggacaacgagtacagctcatcacaaatagtgatgtcacctctgagacgtgtttgcaaccaactgctgaaagtcctgatgtattcacatgtaatccagtcgtcgcactgctccgggtgtttggagcgcagactgttcttgtgttcatcgacatacggggtcaccaaggtagagttctgtagaactgtgtagtatgcttgagaccaagaatatccgtccctgcatactattgagtcccctccaagcatgccttttccagtcagtctcccctcataccgcgatttagggagacctatcttcttaaggccaggaatgaagtcaacacaaacccaatgacatcctatgtttgatggcccatggagatgcttccttctggcctagcgcggttacggacatatttctttaagactcccatgaacctctcaaaggggaacatattgagtagaaatacgggccccaaaatgacaatctcgtcgactagatgaactaggacgtgctcgaaactgacaagacattacgccacatcactccttagccttggtatgatttctggtcgatcaccttctgagagattgcattgaggaatgcacatagcttcacaatggctaatcggacgttttccggtagaagccccctcaatgcaaccggaagcagttgcgtcataatcacgtggcagtcatgagactttaggttctggaactttttctctggcatatttattattccctttatattcgacgagaagccagtcggggccttcatactgagcaggcattcaaagaagatttctttctcttctttcgtaagagcgtagctggcaggaccttcatactgcttcggaggcatgccgtctttttcgtgcaaacgttgcaggttctcccgtgcctcaggtgtatcttttgtcttcccatacacgcccaagaagcctagcaggtttacgcaaaggttcttcgtcacgtgcatcacgtcgattgaagagcagacctctaggtctttccagtagggtaggtcccaaaatatagatttcttcttccacatgggtgcgtgtccctcaacgtcattcggaacagctagtccgccgggaccctttccaaaaattacgtgtaaatcattgaccatagcaagtacgtgatcaccggtacgcatggcgggcttcttccggtggtctgcctcgcctttgaaatgcttgcctttatttcgacattgatggttggtcggaagaaatcgacgatggcccaggtacacattcttcctgcatttgtccaggtatatactttcggtgtcggctaaacagtgcgtgcatgcgtggtatcccttgtttgtctgtcctgaaaggttactgagagcgggccaatcattgatggttacaaacagcatcgcgtgcaggttaaattcctcctgtttgtgctcatcccacgtacgtacaccgttttcattccacatctgtaaaagttcttcaactaatggccttaggtacacatcaatgtcgttacctggttgcttagggccttggatgagaactggcatcattatgaacttccgcttcatgcacatccaaggaggaaggttatacatacatagagtcacgggccatgtgctgtgattgctgctctgctccccgaaaggattaatgccatccgcgcttaaaccaaaccatacgttcaatgggtcacctgcaaactcatcccagtactttctctcgatttttctccactgcgacccgtcagcgggtgctctcaacttcccgtctttcttacggtcctcactgtgccatcgcatcaacttggcatgctcttcgtttctgaacagacgtttcaaccgtggtattataggagcataccacatcaccttcgcaggaaccctcttcctggggggctcgccgtcaacatcaccagggtcatctcgtctgatcttataccgcaatgcaccgcataccgggcatgcattcagatccttgtacgcaccgcggtagaggatgcagtcattagggcatgcatgtatcttctgcacctccaatcctagagggcatacgaccttctttgctgcgtatgtaccgtcgggcaattcgttatcctttggaagcttcttcttcaatattttcagtagcttctcaaatcctttgtcaggcacatcattctctgccttccactgcagcaattccagtacggtaccgagctttgtgttgccatcttcgcaatcggggtacaacccttttttgtggtcctctaacatgcgatcgaacttcagcttctccttttgactttcgtattgcgtccttgcatcgacaatgacccggcggagatcatcatcatcgggcacatcgtctggttcctcttgatcttcagcagcttcccctgttgcagcatcattgggcacatcgtctggttcctcttgatcttcagcagcttcccccgttgcagcatcaccgtattcagggggcacatagttgtcatcgtcctcttcttcttcgccgtcttccatcataacccctatttctccgtgcctcgtccaaacattatagtgtggcatgaaacccttataaagtaggtgggtgtgaaggattttccggtcagagtaagacttcgtattcccatatttagggcatggacaacacataaaaccattctgcttgtttgcctcagccacttcgagaaaatcatgcacgcccttaatgtactcggaggtgtgtctgtcaccgtacatccattgccggttcatctgcgtgcattatatataattaagtgtgtcaaaaaccattacagaacatcatgaatagataattaagtgaccaaattaatagaagttcatcatcacattaaaaccaaagtacatacatagttctcatctaacaacatatagttctccagagcatctaattaattaaaccatacatctaaagtaagattttttttctttcagaaagaagataagaacaagaggctcaccacgatggtgccggcgacgagatcggcgtgggcgatcgacggcggtgaagacggaaattggacgtgacgggccgctaaacctacacaaatcttgaggaaaatggagctttgaggtcgagcttcgagaggagaaagcttaactagtgtggctcgggcattttatcgaacacctcatgtgcataggaggtgagctagagcaccacaaagccctcccctcgccggccagagaaaaacagagcactggagtgctctgctcgcgggcgaggggtatatataggcacctcattggtcccgattcgtggcatgaaccgggactaaagggcaacctgtggtcccggttcaagccgccAACCGGGATCAATGatgatgggccaggagcgaggcctattggtcccggttcgtcccaccaaccgggaccaaaggggtcagacgaaccgggaccaatgccccatgaggcccggcaggcccctggcctcacgaaccgggaccagtgcccatGAGTCCCGGTTCtaaactgaaccgggactaatgggctgacccgaccTGAACCAAAGCCTCTTTTGTTGGCCTCCTCCACAGGCTCCATGTCTTCGAAGGAGatcccgccgcccgcctcgccctcGCCACCGCGGCGCCCCTCTCCCCCTACCCCGACCTCAGCCGCACGCGCCCCCTCGACTGCCGCCACGGCCGCGTCCTCCTCCACGTGGGGGTCGGGGCTTGGCATTTCGTCGTCTGGGACCCCGTCACGGGCGAGCAGCACCGCCTCCCGGAGCCCGGCATCCCGTGGCTCATCTACACTGCCGCCGTGTTCTGCGCCGTGCCGGGCTGCGACCACCTCGACTGCCACGGCGGCCCCTTTCGGGTTGTCTTTCTGGTCACCGAGGACTACACAGATCTAGTCAAGGCCGCCGTGTACTCATCAGAGACAGGCGCGTGGAGCACGCCGGTGACAATGGACGCCGGCTGTGATGTCCAGCATAGGCGAGATGCCTTTGCGGCTGGATTCTACTACAAGCCCTATGTCCAGCCTAGGCGGGGCGCTGTCATTGGAGATGAAGCCTACTTCACACTTCGCTGGGGTAACCCAGTCGTCAAGTATAACTGGAGCAAGAATCACATATCCCTGATTGATCCGCCAACAAAGTGTGTGTACAACGTTGGTGTCAAAAAAAAGTCTGTGGACAAGGTCGCCCTCATGGTGATGGAGGACAGTTCACTGGGGTTTGCCTGCGTTGAGGGTTCCAGCCTTCATCTGTGGTCAAGAAAGGTGAATGCAGAAGGAGATGCAGAGTGGGCATGGTGCAGGGCCATCCAGCTGGAGAGTATTATACCTGTTGCCAATTCTGATGACAAACCATTTGTGGTTGGATCTGCAGAGGGTGTGGGTGTCATATTCGTCAGCACCGGTGCTGGCTTATTCACAATCAAGCTAGATTCTGGGCTGGTTAAGAAGGTTGCCGAGTCTGGGGTCTACTTCAGCGTCCTACCCTACATGAGCTTCTATACTCCAGGTATGGTCCTAGCCCTTCCTTCTGGTCTGTTATCCTGCGATTTCTTTATAGCATCTATATATTTCCTTAATTGGTTGGTTTATTATGGTCTGTGAACAAT
This region of Triticum aestivum cultivar Chinese Spring chromosome 2D, IWGSC CS RefSeq v2.1, whole genome shotgun sequence genomic DNA includes:
- the LOC123055992 gene encoding uncharacterized protein, yielding MASLMDDVTAEIFLRLPSDEPEHLFRAALVCKPWLRVLRDPSFRRRYSVFHPSFVGLLHRLHVFEGDPAARLALATAAPLSPYPDLSRTRPLDCRHGRVLLHVGVGAWHFVVWDPVTGEQHRLPEPGIPWLIYTAAVFCAVPGCDHLDCHGGPFRVVFLVTEDYTDLVKAAVYSSETGAWSTPVTMDAGCDVQHRRDAFAAGFYYKPYVQPRRGAVIGDEAYFTLRWGNPVVKYNWSKNHISLIDPPTKCVYNVGVKKKSVDKVALMVMEDSSLGFACVEGSSLHLWSRKVNAEGDAEWAWCRAIQLESIIPVANSDDKPFVVGSAEGVGVIFVSTGAGLFTIKLDSGLVKKVAESGVYFSVLPYMSFYTPDRGRFPSLAKLTHV